In Marinobacter salinisoli, the DNA window GCGGCTCAGGTAATGTGGCAGCCGGCGCCGCTCCGACGCCCGGACCAGAGGGCTGAACCGGGCATTGGCCAGCGCCGGATTGAACCGGGCCATGCGGGCGCACTGCCACACCAACCCGGCGGCTCCTTCCAGGTGAGCGGCGTGGGCGCGCGCTTCCCGCAACATCCGCCGGCGTGTGGTCAGTAATTCAACATACGAAGGACGGGCACTGATCAATCGCCGCAACGAAGGCACGCCAAGCATCAACAACACCATCATCGCGCCAAACCCGGCCCCGGCTATCCAGGCTGCCACAAAACCGCTTAACCCGCTCAGAAACAACAGCCCGGCGATCACCATCGCAAACAGCCATAAATCGCGGTACCGGCGGGCAGCGGCCAGCGCATAATTATCCGGCCAGTGGCTCATGGCCAACTGCTCAAAGTCCATCAGCAGGACCCGGTCGCATTGACGCAAGATCATGCGAAGCTCGCGCTGGCTGGCCAGCGCTTTTGCTAAATCGGGGTCAGCGTCCGCCTTGGCACTGGGATCTGCGTCTGGCTCTTCCTCAGAGAGCGCCCCTTCACTGGCGCCTGACTCGTGTTCGCCGACAACGGCTAGCTCGGGCTGCACTGCATTGCGGGCTGTGTTGTCAGGCCCATTCGACGGGGCATTCGCTTCTGACGCCACCTGTCCGCTCGCGGCATCGGGTGACAACGTCGCGGGCAAAGGATCGGCGGCCCGACCCGGACGCAGGACGGCGCCACTCGCGAGGTCGATGGTGGGTTGGGTAATTTTTTGTTGGTCCGCCATGTTCCGAATTCCCGGTTTGCGTCTCTGCGCCCGATGCCAGAAGAAGCGCAACTCTTTCATATATTATCGACAGCGCAACCAGATTCTTGAATCGCCAGCCCCTGACCACCGTCCCGCCTTGGCAAGCCTGGGCCGGATCGCTATCCTGTGCCTCCGCCGCAAAACCATCTACGCTCGCATCTCAGGAGGCACAGGTTATGTTCACAGGTATTGTTCAGGGCATAGCAACCATCGAAAACGTAACCGAAGCTCCCGGGCTCAGCACCTACGCCATTCGCCTGCCAGAAGACAAAGTGGATGGTGTCAGCATCGGTGCCTCCGTTGCGATTAACGGCACCTGCCTGACCGTCACCCGTCAGGAAGGCAGCACTCTGTTTTTTGACGCCATGCAGGAAACCCTGCGACTGACTACGCTCGGGGACCTTCACACCGGCGCGCCGGTCAACTTCGAGCGGGCAGCGCGGATTGGCGATGAAATCGGCGGGCATTTACTGTCGGGCCACGTTCACACCACGGCCCGAATTGTCGAGATTCTGCGTCCTGAGAATAACGTGACCATCTGGTTTGAAGTGCCGGAAGCCTGGACTCGGTACATTTTTCCGAAGGGTTACATCGCCATCAACGGTGCCAGCCTGACCATCGGTGAGGTACGCGATAACCGCTTCAACGTCCACCTGATTCCTGAAACGCTGCGTGCTACGACCTTTGGGGATGTCAGCGAAGGGGACCGGGTCAATATCGAAATCGACAGCCAGACTCAGACCATTGTGGACACATTGGCGCGCCTTGGTTACGACCGCCCCGCACCAACGCTTTAAAGCCTAGCGAAAGGCCGCCTCAAGCACCACAAACTTGGGGTTGGCATCCAACTGGCGCACCAGTGGAAAATAACTGCGCAGGCTGCGGTGGTAGCCCAGGTGCCGGTTACCGACCATCAGTAACCGGCCTGTTGGCGCCAGATGCTGCTTAGCATGGGCGAACAGCCGCAGCGCGATGTGATCGCCCACCACACCGCCCTCATGGAAGGGCGGGTTCAGGAAAATCCGCTCGAATTTACCGGCCTCCCGGGGAACGCCATCCGCGTGCTCAAACTGCACACTGGCAGCGGCCAATGCAGCCTGAACATTATGCCTGGCGCTGGCTACCGCCTGACTGGAGACATCGCTGAACGTAACCGCCAGATCAGGCCGTTCGTCGAGGATCGCCAAACCAACCACTCCATTGCCGCAGGCGAGGTCCAGAACCCGTTCCGCCGACGGCACATCAGACACCGCCTTGCGAACATGGGGAAGAAACAGCCGGGTCCCGATATCGAGCTTGTCCCGGGCGAAAACCGCAGGCAAAGCCTGAACCTTCAGGGCCTGGTTTTCCAGCGTGTAGCCCTTCCACGTCCCCGCCCATTCGCCGAGCTGTGCCGCCCCTGGCCGACAGACTATCACCCGGGCCTTTTTCCTCGCCGGGCACACCTGTTCTGTATGTACCGCCTGCGCGAACACGTCCACCCCACGATCAGGCAGATGCTTGATCATGCCACCGGCCAGTATCAGGCCGTCATCCGCCAGCACCCCGTTCAGCCAGCGCAGAAGCCAGGCCAGGTAATCGCTGTGCCTGGGGATTCGCAGAACGACAATGTCATACCTGCCTTCGGGAGGATTCAGCCAACTATGGACCCTGGCCGGTGCAGCCAGCGCCGGATTGAGACGGGCATTGTCCACGAGTGCACCTGGCACTGTCGCGCTATCGGCCACCAGATCCGGTTTGAACGCGGCGAGGCCCAGGGTCAGCGCGCCGAACTGATCGTCCACCACCAGCATTCGAGGTTTTTCGGCGGGTGTGAAGCGCGCATGCGCCTCAGCCAGCAGCAGTTCGTCGGCTGCATCCCAGGCACGCAACGCGGCCGCCTTGCCGGGCCGGGAAAGAGCGAGACTTCCATCAGGATGGTCAAGGGTGGAAACGGGCATGGTCAGCCACTCACACGGAACTGGTTCACAGGAGGGGTATTCTAGGCTGTTTATTCTAGAAATAAATCCTAACGTTGGAGGCGATCAGGTAGTACCCCTTTTTCGGTTGGCTCCGCTGTTCAAGGACGCGAACCTCTTGCCCCTTACCCCAGGGGCTTTTTTCGTTTCAGGCTGTCAGAAACCGGGGTGATTATCACCTTCGGAATGCGCGATAGACGGTAAAGCGACGATCTTCATGCAGCCGTTCAACGGGTCCGATACAACGTTGGATCAGCCCTGAATAAGGCAGGAAGGTGTTGGCGACCAGCCGCAGTTCGCCACCGGGACGCAAATGCCGGGACACACTCTGCAGAAACCGCTCGGTCATTGAGGTGTCCGTTTTGACCCCGGAATGGAACGGTGGATTGGTCACCATCGCCGACCAGGTACCCTCAACACCGTCCAACCCGTCAGACGCCAGGATATTGCCTTTAGCATTCCCCCGCTCATAAGTCGCCTGAGCACAGATAACCGCCTGAGACTGAACGTCCAGTCCATCAACCTCGCTGCAGGCGCGGCCATTCTGCCGCTGCCAGCTCTGCAACCAGGTACCAATGACACCCGCTCCACAGGCGAAGTCGAGAATGCGATCCGCTGTGATCGGGGTTTCCGCCAGCGTGTCGAGCAACAGGCCGGTGCCGTCATCCAGTTCGCCGTGGCTGAAAATCCCGGGCAGCCCACACACATCGACGGTTACGCCGGCACGGCTGACTGTATGCCACTGCATCCACCGGGTCACATCAAATGTGTCCAGTGGCTCGACACCTTCCGCACTCCAGATCTGACAGTGCCGGGCACTGTCGAGCTTGGTTGCGCCCGGCGCGACAGTCTTGAGCTGTTTAACGGCCCCGGCGATGCCTTCTTTCTTCTCACCCACCACCAGCAGCCGGCCCCCGGTTGCAATCAGCTTGCGCGCCAGTGCCAGC includes these proteins:
- a CDS encoding class I SAM-dependent methyltransferase, with the protein product MSAMPNSHQALLRVNQVLAGRIALLGVSAPELLAQLPQGGLAMSDHVGQAGLLAGQPGWQVAFGYDHLALRAAAFDTVVVFLPKARTELDFRLALARKLIATGGRLLVVGEKKEGIAGAVKQLKTVAPGATKLDSARHCQIWSAEGVEPLDTFDVTRWMQWHTVSRAGVTVDVCGLPGIFSHGELDDGTGLLLDTLAETPITADRILDFACGAGVIGTWLQSWQRQNGRACSEVDGLDVQSQAVICAQATYERGNAKGNILASDGLDGVEGTWSAMVTNPPFHSGVKTDTSMTERFLQSVSRHLRPGGELRLVANTFLPYSGLIQRCIGPVERLHEDRRFTVYRAFRR
- a CDS encoding class I SAM-dependent methyltransferase; protein product: MPVSTLDHPDGSLALSRPGKAAALRAWDAADELLLAEAHARFTPAEKPRMLVVDDQFGALTLGLAAFKPDLVADSATVPGALVDNARLNPALAAPARVHSWLNPPEGRYDIVVLRIPRHSDYLAWLLRWLNGVLADDGLILAGGMIKHLPDRGVDVFAQAVHTEQVCPARKKARVIVCRPGAAQLGEWAGTWKGYTLENQALKVQALPAVFARDKLDIGTRLFLPHVRKAVSDVPSAERVLDLACGNGVVGLAILDERPDLAVTFSDVSSQAVASARHNVQAALAAASVQFEHADGVPREAGKFERIFLNPPFHEGGVVGDHIALRLFAHAKQHLAPTGRLLMVGNRHLGYHRSLRSYFPLVRQLDANPKFVVLEAAFR
- a CDS encoding riboflavin synthase subunit alpha encodes the protein MFTGIVQGIATIENVTEAPGLSTYAIRLPEDKVDGVSIGASVAINGTCLTVTRQEGSTLFFDAMQETLRLTTLGDLHTGAPVNFERAARIGDEIGGHLLSGHVHTTARIVEILRPENNVTIWFEVPEAWTRYIFPKGYIAINGASLTIGEVRDNRFNVHLIPETLRATTFGDVSEGDRVNIEIDSQTQTIVDTLARLGYDRPAPTL